The proteins below come from a single Geobacillus thermoleovorans genomic window:
- the dnaE gene encoding DNA polymerase III subunit alpha: MMFVHLHVLSGYSLFQSAAAVEALAARAKQLGYQALALTDRNVLYGAIPFYRECKQNGIRPIIGVTADVALSGEEAFPLVLLAANEEGYRHLLEISTMMQMGETKHMEEVALVRLSGGIIAITPGSEGRVESLVAAGEWERAKEALGRYHQLFPGRLYVAVQRGEQTRAPYEAGLLQLVEETGVPIVATNDVRYVERSDAVAWRCLQAIGRGALLADIEDDNGRYLAGPEEMARRFADLPEALENSLAIADQCELQIEFGGWRLPAYPVPDGETADSYLRRLSEQGLARRVPSADERYWRRLSHELDVIQSLHFSDYFLIVADVLAYARRRGILTGPGRGSAAGSLVAYALSITDVDPIKYGLLFERFLNPERASVPDIDLDFPDDRREEVIRYVADKYGRDRVAQIITFGTFGAKAALRETAKALGVPGREAEQVAALLPSKQSVTLRQWHAESAAFRRAVAAVPQGREWLAVAQKLEGLPRHTSIHAAGVIISPEPLVRFVPLQPSHGEWPLTQYAMGALEALGLLKIDFLGLRTLTLIEQIVRLIERQTGKPFDIRTLPLNDEKTYALLGAGDTNGIFQLESSGMKRVLAELRPSQLEDVVAVNALYRPGPMQMIPVYIRRKRGEEPVSYAHPDLETILAPTYGVLIYQEQIMQIAARLAGFSLGQADVLRRAVAKKEKALLAEQRQAFVAGCVANGYPKAVAEELYRHIVRFADYGFNRSHAVSYAMLSYAMAYMKAHYPLCFYAVMLTNASGDREKAAVYYWEAARKGINVLLPSVNKSGFRSSVEGSAIRLGLAMVKQVGSAAKLIVEERKANGPFADFFDFAARLLPKGLGRPALEALISVGAFDEFGADRASLLASIDIAIEHAQWVQALQAGGLSLKPKYAAAHSWPLSERRRREAEFLGFAVTPHPAAVCRPLLQAAGAVCVADVQGPSTVVGGAVVRIRKTRTKQGEEMAFFTVGDESGELEAVAFPNVYRRAADILKEGQFVLLAGTIEVRGGRRQLIIRRAERLTASALYIDASRQDKARLAALKPLLERHQGRTPVYLYDEAKRKLLRLPERYAADLTAPLVDELLSLFSFGRVVVK, from the coding sequence ATGATGTTCGTCCACTTGCATGTGTTGAGCGGATACAGTTTGTTTCAAAGTGCAGCGGCGGTGGAGGCGCTTGCAGCGAGGGCGAAACAGCTCGGCTATCAAGCGCTCGCGCTCACGGACCGGAATGTGTTGTATGGCGCTATTCCGTTTTACCGGGAATGCAAGCAGAACGGCATTCGCCCGATTATCGGCGTGACGGCTGATGTCGCTCTTTCTGGGGAGGAAGCGTTCCCGCTCGTGCTGTTGGCCGCCAATGAAGAGGGGTATCGCCATTTGCTTGAAATCAGCACCATGATGCAAATGGGGGAAACAAAGCATATGGAGGAAGTCGCTCTTGTACGCTTAAGCGGCGGCATCATCGCCATCACTCCCGGAAGCGAGGGACGCGTCGAGTCGCTTGTGGCCGCCGGCGAATGGGAGCGGGCGAAAGAGGCGCTTGGCCGCTATCATCAGCTGTTTCCAGGACGGCTGTATGTCGCCGTTCAGCGCGGCGAGCAAACGCGAGCCCCATATGAAGCCGGGTTGTTGCAGCTGGTGGAGGAAACCGGCGTCCCGATCGTGGCGACGAACGACGTCCGTTACGTGGAGCGCAGCGATGCCGTGGCGTGGCGTTGCTTGCAGGCCATCGGCCGCGGCGCGCTGCTCGCTGACATTGAGGACGATAACGGCCGCTATTTGGCGGGGCCAGAGGAGATGGCGCGCCGGTTTGCGGACTTGCCGGAGGCGCTCGAGAACAGCCTGGCGATCGCCGATCAATGCGAGCTGCAGATCGAGTTTGGCGGCTGGCGGCTGCCGGCGTATCCCGTTCCGGACGGAGAGACGGCCGACAGTTATTTGCGCCGCTTATCGGAACAAGGGCTCGCCCGACGCGTGCCGTCGGCCGATGAGCGCTACTGGCGTCGGCTTTCGCATGAGCTGGATGTGATTCAGTCGCTTCATTTCAGCGACTATTTTTTGATCGTCGCCGATGTGCTCGCCTACGCCCGCCGGCGCGGCATCTTAACCGGCCCGGGCCGCGGTTCGGCGGCCGGGTCGCTTGTCGCCTACGCATTGTCGATCACCGATGTCGATCCGATCAAGTATGGGCTTTTGTTTGAACGGTTTTTAAATCCGGAGCGGGCGTCGGTGCCGGATATTGACTTGGATTTTCCTGATGACCGGCGCGAAGAAGTGATTCGCTATGTGGCGGATAAATACGGGCGCGACCGCGTTGCGCAAATCATTACGTTCGGTACGTTCGGCGCCAAAGCGGCGCTGCGCGAGACGGCCAAAGCGCTTGGCGTCCCTGGGCGGGAGGCGGAACAGGTCGCGGCGCTGCTGCCGAGCAAACAAAGTGTGACGCTCCGCCAATGGCATGCCGAGTCCGCCGCTTTTCGGCGCGCGGTGGCAGCGGTTCCGCAAGGGAGAGAGTGGCTGGCTGTTGCGCAAAAACTGGAAGGGCTGCCGCGCCATACGTCGATCCACGCTGCTGGTGTCATCATCAGCCCGGAGCCGCTCGTTCGCTTCGTGCCGCTGCAGCCAAGCCATGGCGAATGGCCGCTGACGCAATACGCGATGGGGGCGCTTGAAGCGCTTGGATTGCTGAAAATTGATTTTCTCGGTTTGCGCACGCTCACGTTGATCGAGCAGATCGTGCGTTTGATCGAGCGGCAGACAGGAAAGCCGTTTGACATCCGCACGTTGCCGCTCAATGATGAAAAAACGTACGCGCTGCTTGGCGCTGGAGATACAAACGGCATTTTTCAGCTGGAATCAAGCGGGATGAAGCGCGTGCTCGCCGAGCTGCGGCCGTCGCAATTGGAAGATGTCGTCGCCGTCAATGCCTTGTATCGGCCAGGGCCGATGCAAATGATCCCCGTTTACATCCGGCGCAAGCGCGGGGAAGAGCCGGTGTCCTATGCCCATCCTGATCTTGAGACGATTTTGGCGCCCACATACGGGGTGTTGATCTACCAGGAGCAAATTATGCAAATCGCCGCCCGGCTTGCCGGATTTTCGCTCGGACAAGCGGACGTGCTTCGCCGGGCGGTGGCGAAAAAAGAGAAAGCGCTGCTTGCTGAGCAGCGTCAGGCGTTTGTCGCCGGCTGCGTGGCGAACGGCTATCCGAAAGCAGTCGCCGAGGAACTGTACCGACACATCGTCCGCTTTGCCGATTACGGCTTCAACCGAAGCCACGCGGTCAGCTATGCGATGTTGTCGTATGCGATGGCGTATATGAAAGCTCATTACCCGCTTTGTTTTTATGCGGTCATGCTCACCAATGCTTCCGGCGACCGAGAAAAAGCGGCGGTATACTATTGGGAGGCGGCGCGAAAAGGGATCAACGTCCTTTTGCCGTCGGTCAACAAAAGCGGTTTTCGCTCTTCCGTGGAGGGGAGCGCCATTCGCCTTGGGCTCGCGATGGTGAAGCAAGTCGGCTCGGCGGCGAAGCTGATTGTCGAGGAGCGGAAAGCGAACGGACCGTTTGCCGACTTCTTTGATTTCGCTGCTCGCCTGCTGCCAAAAGGGCTCGGGCGCCCGGCGCTCGAGGCGCTCATTTCCGTTGGGGCGTTTGACGAGTTCGGTGCAGATCGGGCTTCGCTTCTTGCCAGCATTGACATTGCGATCGAACATGCGCAATGGGTTCAGGCGCTGCAAGCCGGAGGGCTGTCGTTAAAACCGAAATATGCTGCCGCACATTCGTGGCCTTTGTCCGAACGGCGGCGGCGGGAAGCGGAGTTTCTTGGCTTCGCCGTCACCCCGCATCCGGCGGCGGTGTGCCGCCCGTTGCTGCAAGCGGCGGGGGCGGTGTGTGTTGCCGATGTACAAGGTCCGTCAACTGTAGTCGGGGGAGCGGTCGTCCGCATACGGAAAACGAGAACAAAGCAGGGTGAAGAAATGGCGTTTTTCACCGTCGGCGATGAGAGCGGGGAATTGGAGGCGGTGGCGTTTCCGAACGTTTACCGCCGCGCGGCGGACATATTGAAAGAAGGGCAGTTTGTATTGCTTGCCGGAACGATTGAGGTGCGCGGCGGACGGCGTCAGCTCATCATCCGCCGGGCCGAACGCTTGACGGCGTCGGCGTTGTATATCGACGCCAGCCGCCAAGACAAGGCGCGTCTTGCCGCGCTGAAGCCGCTGTTGGAACGACACCAAGGCCGCACTCCGGTGTATTTGTACGATGAAGCGAAGCGAAAGCTTCTCCGTCTTCCCGAGCGGTATGCGGCCGATCTCACCGCCCCGCTTGTCGATGAACTGCTTTCCTTGTTCAGCTTCGGACGCGTGGTCGTCAAGTAA
- a CDS encoding YtrH family sporulation protein: MNEKAAFLPAFIQSYFIAVGVLLGGAIIGALGAFLSGGQPLTAMYRFAGDLRIWAVVAAIGGTFDTFYVVERGLFLGETKDIVRQFLLILSAMGGAQTGVAIITWLTQEHISP, encoded by the coding sequence ATGAACGAAAAAGCGGCCTTCTTGCCGGCGTTTATTCAAAGCTATTTTATCGCCGTCGGCGTGCTGCTTGGCGGCGCCATCATCGGCGCGCTCGGCGCGTTTTTGAGCGGCGGCCAGCCGCTGACGGCCATGTACCGATTTGCCGGCGATTTGCGCATTTGGGCGGTCGTCGCCGCCATCGGCGGGACGTTTGACACGTTTTACGTCGTTGAGCGAGGGCTGTTTTTAGGGGAAACGAAAGACATCGTGCGGCAATTTTTGCTCATTTTGTCCGCCATGGGCGGAGCACAGACCGGAGTGGCGATCATCACGTGGCTGACGCAGGAGCACATTTCGCCATGA
- the ytrI gene encoding sporulation membrane protein YtrI yields MRIPPYYQYPSWQRFFAGAAIGALISWFVFLYIFGVLQEKQVQHVNELNEQIADLQNEIRIWQEDYIHYNKEMKKKLTVQDVSVHLANAEQYKLDSYTTFRIEDSVKEDLSHLIAKDIETVYNSRELIERAIENKTYTIHEKTYRLELHTLTIFTLLAVEVKLTPLP; encoded by the coding sequence ATGAGAATTCCTCCGTATTACCAATACCCGTCATGGCAGCGCTTTTTCGCCGGCGCGGCGATCGGAGCGCTCATCAGTTGGTTTGTCTTTTTGTATATTTTCGGCGTCTTGCAGGAAAAACAAGTGCAACACGTCAATGAGCTCAACGAACAGATCGCCGATTTGCAAAACGAAATTCGCATTTGGCAGGAAGACTATATTCATTACAATAAGGAAATGAAAAAAAAGCTGACCGTGCAGGACGTTTCCGTCCATCTCGCCAACGCCGAGCAATATAAACTTGATTCATACACGACGTTTCGCATTGAAGACAGCGTCAAAGAAGATTTGTCCCATTTGATTGCGAAAGATATCGAAACAGTGTACAACAGCCGCGAACTGATTGAGCGGGCAATTGAAAACAAAACGTATACGATCCACGAGAAGACATACCGGCTTGAACTTCACACACTCACGATCTTTACCTTGTTGGCCGTCGAAGTCAAACTGACGCCGCTTCCGTAG
- a CDS encoding DHH family phosphoesterase has product MKPVHQQILDAIREFDTIIIHRHVRPDPDAYGSQGGLAALLRASFPEKRVYAVGTDDPSLSFLRQMDVIDDAVYEQALVIVCDTANEERICDSRYRLGRKLIKIDHHPNDTPYGDIMWVDTAASSTSEMIYEFYLAGKEEGLTMTAEAARLIYAGIVGDTGRFLFPRTSEKTFRYAGELISYGFSLTELYDGLYRTSLPLARLSGYVLSNFMIEEGVAAVKMPRALLGEYGVTPLEASQLVSLLGNIDGIVAWVFFIEEEREIRVRFRSKGPVINVVAKRYGGGGHPLAAGASIASWEEADRVIEDVKAVCRAER; this is encoded by the coding sequence ATGAAACCGGTTCATCAACAAATTCTTGATGCGATTCGTGAATTTGACACGATCATCATCCACCGCCATGTTCGCCCGGACCCGGACGCGTACGGGTCGCAAGGCGGGTTGGCGGCGTTGCTTCGGGCGTCGTTTCCGGAAAAACGAGTGTATGCGGTGGGGACCGATGACCCATCGTTATCATTTTTACGACAAATGGATGTCATTGACGATGCCGTTTATGAACAGGCGCTTGTGATCGTCTGCGATACAGCCAATGAGGAGCGGATTTGCGACAGCCGCTATCGGCTCGGGCGAAAGCTCATTAAAATTGACCATCACCCGAACGACACGCCGTATGGCGACATTATGTGGGTCGATACCGCCGCCAGTTCGACAAGCGAGATGATTTATGAGTTTTATTTGGCGGGGAAAGAGGAAGGGTTGACGATGACCGCTGAGGCGGCGCGTCTCATTTACGCCGGCATTGTCGGCGATACGGGCCGCTTTTTGTTTCCGCGCACAAGTGAAAAAACGTTCCGCTACGCTGGGGAGCTCATTTCGTACGGTTTTTCGCTGACGGAATTGTACGACGGATTGTATCGGACGAGCTTGCCGCTCGCCCGCTTAAGCGGTTATGTGCTGTCGAACTTTATGATCGAGGAAGGGGTGGCGGCTGTGAAAATGCCGCGGGCGCTGCTTGGGGAATACGGCGTCACCCCGCTTGAGGCGTCGCAACTCGTCAGTTTGCTCGGCAATATTGACGGCATTGTCGCCTGGGTGTTTTTCATTGAGGAAGAACGGGAAATCCGCGTCCGCTTCCGTTCCAAAGGGCCGGTCATCAATGTGGTCGCCAAACGCTACGGCGGCGGCGGCCATCCGCTCGCAGCCGGTGCGTCCATTGCTTCTTGGGAGGAAGCGGATCGCGTGATTGAAGACGTAAAAGCGGTTTGCCGGGCTGAGCGGTGA
- a CDS encoding YtpI family protein, whose product MPALVIFIIFSFSFYVYYKIRYVRSQRPMERRFLSAKSSMALGLFVALFGINQLFLYQTTVTYIICAIFIALGFGSVWAGYRAYRCYLPQAVEEAKEAAKQG is encoded by the coding sequence ATGCCAGCCTTGGTTATTTTCATTATATTTTCCTTTTCGTTTTACGTCTATTATAAAATCCGCTACGTCCGCTCCCAGCGCCCGATGGAACGCCGCTTTCTCTCAGCGAAATCGAGCATGGCGCTTGGACTGTTCGTTGCCTTGTTCGGGATCAACCAATTGTTTTTGTATCAGACAACCGTGACCTATATCATCTGCGCCATTTTTATCGCCTTAGGCTTCGGGAGCGTTTGGGCCGGCTACCGCGCCTACCGCTGCTATCTGCCGCAGGCGGTCGAAGAGGCAAAGGAAGCGGCAAAACAAGGGTAA
- a CDS encoding CBS domain-containing protein — MATKHEQILEYIHRLPIGEKISVRQIAKEMGVSEGTAYRAIKDAENKGYVSTIERVGTIRIEKKRKENIEKLTYAEVVNIVDGQVLGGREGLHKTLNRFVIGAMQLEAMMRYTGAGDLLIVGNRTKAHELALQAGAAVLITGGFDTADHVKKLADERQLPIISTSYDTFTVATMINRAIYDQLIKKEIVLVEDILIPLDKTAYLRVHDPIERWYALNKETRHSRFPVVDDELKVQGVVTAKDVLDVDRQLPIEKVMTKQPITVNGKTSVAFASHIMVWEGIELLPVVDDYNRLQGIISRQDVLKALQMAQRQPQVGETIDDLITAQFRESGDKETLFRCTITPQMTNYLGTLSYGVFTTIVTEAAARMLRAYKRGDLVMENITIYFIKPVQIDSTVDVRAKLLELGRKFGKVDVEVYNEGDLVGKAMMMCQLIDR; from the coding sequence TTGGCGACAAAACACGAGCAAATTTTGGAATACATCCACCGGCTGCCGATCGGCGAGAAAATTTCTGTCCGGCAGATCGCCAAGGAAATGGGCGTAAGCGAAGGGACGGCGTACCGGGCGATCAAGGACGCCGAGAACAAAGGGTATGTGAGCACGATTGAACGCGTCGGCACGATCCGGATTGAGAAGAAACGGAAGGAAAACATTGAGAAGCTTACGTACGCCGAGGTTGTCAACATTGTGGACGGCCAAGTGCTTGGCGGACGTGAAGGGTTGCATAAGACGCTCAACCGTTTTGTCATCGGCGCAATGCAGCTGGAGGCGATGATGCGCTATACGGGCGCAGGGGATTTGCTTATCGTCGGCAACCGGACGAAGGCGCACGAGCTGGCGCTTCAGGCGGGGGCGGCCGTGCTCATCACCGGCGGGTTTGACACGGCCGACCACGTGAAAAAGCTCGCCGATGAGCGGCAGCTGCCGATCATTTCGACGAGCTATGACACGTTTACGGTCGCGACGATGATCAACCGGGCGATTTACGACCAGCTCATCAAAAAAGAAATTGTGTTGGTCGAGGATATTCTCATTCCGCTTGACAAAACAGCGTACTTGCGCGTCCATGATCCGATTGAGCGGTGGTATGCGTTGAACAAAGAGACGCGCCATAGCCGGTTCCCGGTCGTCGATGATGAGCTGAAAGTGCAAGGGGTTGTGACGGCAAAAGACGTGCTGGATGTCGACCGGCAGCTGCCGATCGAAAAGGTGATGACGAAGCAGCCGATTACGGTGAACGGAAAAACGTCAGTGGCGTTTGCTTCTCATATTATGGTATGGGAAGGAATTGAGCTTCTCCCGGTGGTGGATGACTATAACCGGCTGCAAGGGATCATCAGCCGCCAAGACGTGTTAAAAGCGCTGCAAATGGCGCAGCGCCAGCCGCAAGTCGGGGAGACGATCGATGATCTCATCACCGCCCAGTTTCGTGAGTCAGGCGACAAAGAAACGCTGTTTCGCTGCACGATCACGCCGCAGATGACGAACTATTTAGGGACGCTCTCGTACGGCGTGTTTACGACGATCGTCACCGAAGCGGCGGCGCGCATGCTTCGCGCGTACAAACGCGGCGATTTGGTGATGGAAAATATCACGATTTACTTCATCAAGCCGGTGCAAATCGACAGCACGGTCGACGTGCGGGCAAAGCTTTTAGAGCTCGGGCGCAAGTTCGGGAAAGTGGATGTCGAAGTGTATAACGAAGGCGATCTTGTCGGCAAAGCGATGATGATGTGCCAGCTGATCGACCGATAA
- a CDS encoding metal-dependent hydrolase translates to MKISYHGHSVVRIETNGKTILIDPFITGNTTTDLNAADVKADVILLTHGHGDHVGDTVEIAKRNNALVVATFELATYLSWQGVETFGMNIGGAREFDFGTVKFTQAFHSSGFVTDDKQIIYLGMPTGILFTSEGKTIYHAGDTGLFSDMKLIGERHNIDVAFLPIGDSFTMGPEDAAVAAEWLGAKLVVPIHYNTFPPITQDPERFVSLLPPGVGRALKPGESIEL, encoded by the coding sequence ATGAAAATCAGCTACCATGGCCATTCGGTCGTCCGCATTGAGACGAACGGAAAAACGATTTTGATCGACCCGTTCATCACCGGCAATACGACGACCGATTTGAACGCGGCGGATGTGAAAGCGGATGTCATTTTGTTGACGCACGGGCACGGGGATCATGTCGGCGATACGGTTGAAATCGCCAAGCGGAACAACGCCCTTGTCGTGGCCACATTTGAGCTGGCGACGTATTTAAGCTGGCAAGGCGTCGAGACGTTTGGCATGAACATCGGCGGGGCGCGCGAATTTGACTTTGGCACGGTCAAGTTCACGCAGGCGTTCCACAGCTCCGGGTTTGTGACGGACGACAAGCAAATCATTTATTTAGGCATGCCGACCGGCATTTTGTTCACGTCCGAAGGCAAAACGATCTATCATGCCGGCGATACCGGGCTGTTTTCCGACATGAAGCTGATCGGCGAGCGCCATAACATCGATGTCGCCTTTTTGCCGATTGGGGACAGCTTCACGATGGGGCCGGAAGACGCGGCGGTCGCCGCCGAGTGGCTCGGGGCGAAACTCGTCGTGCCGATCCATTACAACACGTTCCCGCCGATCACCCAAGACCCCGAGCGGTTCGTCTCGCTCCTTCCGCCGGGCGTCGGCCGCGCGTTGAAACCGGGGGAAAGCATCGAGCTGTAA
- a CDS encoding M24 family metallopeptidase, producing MNQRLDAFSSWLQHHDDSFAFITSSANVFYLSGFFCDPHERLLALLVFPDSEPALVCPQMEVPRARRSGFGYTVIGYDDSTDPWEEIGRHLEARGAKPGLIAIEKNHLSFARFERLSALFPNAKWHDAEEKLRQLRLIKDEQEMKVLRQAAELADKAIEIGVSAIRPGVTELELVAVIEYELKKLGVEGMSFPTTVLTGAKSADPHGVPGTAAVAPGDFVLFDLGVIVDGYCSDITRTVVCQTASDEQRLIYDTVRRAQQAAIDACRPQTAMGEIDRAARNVIEQAGYGDYFTHRVGHGLGIEIHEYPSLHGANNEPLAPGMVFTIEPGIYVPSIGGVRIEDDVAVTDHGVEVLTSFSKELIIV from the coding sequence ATGAACCAACGGCTGGATGCTTTTTCATCATGGCTTCAACATCATGATGATTCATTTGCCTTCATTACGTCAAGCGCCAACGTTTTTTATTTGAGCGGCTTTTTTTGCGATCCACACGAGCGGCTGCTTGCATTGCTTGTCTTCCCTGACAGCGAGCCCGCGCTCGTCTGTCCGCAAATGGAAGTCCCGCGCGCCCGCCGGAGCGGCTTTGGGTATACGGTGATCGGCTACGACGACAGCACCGACCCATGGGAAGAGATCGGGCGCCATCTCGAAGCGCGCGGCGCAAAACCCGGCTTGATTGCCATCGAGAAAAACCATTTGTCGTTCGCCCGTTTCGAGCGTCTCTCGGCATTGTTTCCAAACGCCAAGTGGCACGACGCCGAAGAAAAGCTGCGCCAGCTTCGCCTGATCAAGGATGAGCAGGAAATGAAGGTGTTGCGCCAGGCGGCGGAACTTGCCGACAAAGCGATCGAAATCGGCGTCTCGGCCATCCGCCCGGGCGTGACAGAGCTCGAACTTGTCGCCGTTATTGAATATGAGCTGAAAAAACTCGGCGTTGAAGGGATGTCGTTTCCCACGACCGTGCTCACGGGCGCAAAATCAGCCGATCCGCACGGCGTGCCGGGAACGGCGGCGGTCGCACCAGGCGATTTCGTGCTGTTCGATTTGGGCGTCATCGTCGATGGGTATTGCTCCGACATTACCCGCACCGTCGTCTGTCAGACGGCAAGCGACGAACAGCGGCTCATTTACGATACCGTTCGGCGCGCCCAGCAGGCGGCGATCGACGCCTGCCGCCCGCAAACCGCGATGGGCGAGATCGACCGCGCCGCCCGAAACGTCATCGAACAAGCCGGCTACGGAGACTATTTCACCCACCGCGTCGGGCACGGCTTAGGGATCGAGATCCACGAATACCCATCGCTTCATGGCGCCAACAACGAACCGCTCGCCCCCGGCATGGTGTTTACAATCGAACCAGGCATTTACGTCCCATCCATCGGCGGCGTGCGCATTGAAGACGACGTCGCGGTCACGGATCATGGGGTTGAGGTGTTGACGTCGTTTTCGAAGGAGTTGATCATTGTTTAA
- the ald gene encoding alanine dehydrogenase gives MKIGIPKEIKNNENRVAITPAGVMTLVKAGHDVYVETEAGAGSGFSDSEYEKAGAVIVTKAEDAWAAEMVLKVKEPLAEEFRYFRPGLILFTYLHLAAAEALTKALVEQKVVGIAYETVQLANGSLPLLTPMSEVAGRMSVQVGAQFLEKPHGGKGILLGGVPGVRRGKVTIIGGGTAGTNAAKIAVGLGADVTILDINAERLRELDDLFGDQVTTLMSNSYHIAECVRESDLVVGAVLIPGAKAPKLVTEEMVRSMTPGSVLVDVAIDQGGIFETTDRVTTHDDPTYVKHGVVHYAVANMPGAVPRTSTFALTNVTIPYALQIANKGYRAACLDNPALLKGINTLDGHIVYEAVAAAHNMPYTDVHSLLQG, from the coding sequence ATGAAGATCGGCATTCCAAAAGAAATCAAAAACAATGAAAACCGCGTCGCCATCACTCCGGCAGGCGTGATGACGCTCGTCAAAGCGGGGCATGACGTGTATGTGGAGACGGAAGCCGGCGCTGGGTCGGGTTTTTCCGATTCCGAGTATGAAAAAGCCGGGGCAGTGATCGTGACGAAAGCGGAAGATGCCTGGGCGGCGGAGATGGTGTTGAAAGTGAAAGAACCGCTGGCTGAGGAGTTCCGCTATTTTCGCCCCGGATTGATTTTGTTTACGTATTTGCATTTAGCCGCGGCCGAAGCGCTCACGAAAGCGCTCGTCGAGCAAAAAGTGGTCGGCATCGCTTACGAGACGGTGCAGCTTGCGAACGGCTCGCTGCCGCTGTTGACGCCGATGAGTGAAGTCGCCGGCCGCATGTCGGTGCAAGTCGGCGCCCAGTTTCTCGAGAAGCCGCACGGCGGGAAAGGCATTTTGCTTGGCGGCGTGCCCGGGGTGCGGCGCGGCAAAGTGACGATCATCGGCGGCGGCACAGCGGGGACGAACGCGGCGAAAATCGCGGTCGGCCTCGGGGCGGACGTGACGATTTTGGACATTAACGCCGAGCGGCTGCGCGAGCTCGATGATTTGTTCGGCGACCAAGTGACGACGTTGATGTCCAACTCGTATCATATCGCCGAGTGCGTGCGCGAATCCGATTTGGTCGTCGGCGCCGTCTTGATCCCGGGGGCGAAAGCGCCGAAGCTTGTGACGGAAGAGATGGTGCGCTCGATGACGCCAGGCTCGGTGTTGGTCGACGTCGCCATTGACCAAGGCGGCATTTTTGAAACGACCGACCGCGTCACGACGCACGACGATCCGACATACGTCAAGCACGGCGTCGTCCATTACGCCGTCGCGAACATGCCGGGCGCTGTGCCGCGTACGTCAACATTCGCGCTTACGAACGTCACGATCCCATACGCCTTGCAAATCGCCAACAAAGGCTACCGCGCCGCTTGCCTCGACAATCCGGCGCTGTTAAAAGGGATCAACACGCTCGACGGGCACATCGTGTACGAAGCGGTCGCGGCGGCGCACAACATGCCGTATACGGATGTTCATTCGTTGCTGCAGGGATGA
- a CDS encoding SDR family oxidoreductase encodes MRHALITAGAKGLGRKVTELLLDKGYSVTVNYRSDEQAVRSLAEKYRGAADRLQFVQGDVTDKNDLAALVDAAMERFGRIDCLINNAGPYIFERKKLADYTENEWYEMIEGNLSSVFHLVRRTIPIMRKQRFGRIITYGFQGAADAPGWVHRSAFGAAKVGLVSLTKTIALEEAEYGITANMVCPGNIVGAMKEAGIADARARRDAETPVGRPGTGEDIARVIAFLCEDDSDFITGAVIDVTGGANVIYRHLFR; translated from the coding sequence GTGCGGCACGCCTTGATTACGGCCGGAGCGAAAGGATTGGGGAGAAAAGTGACCGAGCTGCTGCTTGATAAAGGCTACTCGGTGACGGTGAACTACCGGAGCGATGAACAGGCGGTGCGCTCGCTTGCCGAGAAGTACCGCGGCGCCGCTGACCGCCTCCAGTTTGTGCAGGGAGATGTGACGGACAAAAACGATTTAGCGGCGCTTGTGGACGCCGCCATGGAGCGGTTTGGCCGCATTGACTGCCTCATCAACAATGCAGGGCCGTACATTTTTGAACGGAAAAAGCTGGCCGATTATACGGAAAACGAATGGTACGAAATGATTGAAGGCAATTTGAGCTCGGTCTTCCATTTAGTGAGAAGGACGATCCCGATTATGCGAAAACAACGGTTTGGCCGCATCATTACGTACGGATTTCAAGGAGCGGCGGATGCCCCGGGCTGGGTGCACCGTTCGGCGTTCGGCGCGGCGAAAGTCGGGCTTGTATCGCTGACGAAAACGATCGCCCTGGAAGAGGCGGAATATGGCATTACCGCCAATATGGTGTGCCCAGGCAATATTGTCGGCGCCATGAAAGAGGCGGGGATCGCCGACGCCCGCGCCAGGCGGGATGCGGAAACGCCGGTCGGACGCCCGGGGACTGGTGAAGATATCGCCCGCGTGATCGCGTTTTTATGCGAGGACGACTCGGATTTCATCACCGGCGCCGTCATTGACGTCACCGGCGGAGCGAACGTCATTTACCGCCACCTTTTCCGTTGA